taGAGATTAGGATGATGTTAACTTAGGATGAAAAAGTCGATGGCGTGTGGTGGAAGGAATCAACGCCAGATGCAATGCATTTATGATACATACTTATCTTTGTCGTTTGTGTAGATAACGAATGTTACAATTGTCATCATCGTACTTTAAACCTCATTTTGATTCGGTCGACGCAAGACTCAAAAACATAATGGAACGAAAGCAACTTATCACAAGTAAGATTACAAAATTGTGGGCCTTTCATGCTATTTCAGTATTTCTGACCGGTATTGGTCTACCTAAAAACGGTTTACAAAAACCAAGAGGATCAGACtggttttagaaagaaaaaaacacacaccAAAGAAGTGAATTATTTCTACAAAGAAGGCAGCAAAAAAAAGATCAGTAGCTACGTAGTAGATTGCTCACATGctttggctgaccaccaaacaAACAAGATAGAGATATAAAAACTCTTTTAGTCCTTAAGTTTCAGATTGAAAGAGGTGAACAAAAATGTCTATGTGGATCGTTCTAGCTTGCATGGTGACATCATGGATCTTCTTGCACCGATGGGGACAGAGGAACAAGAGAGGTCCCAAGACATGGCCTTTGGTCGGAGCAGCCATTGAGCAGTTGACTAACTTTGACCGAATGCACGACTGGCTCGTTGAGTATCTTTACGACTCGAGAACCGTAGTGGTTCCGATGCCCTTCACCACTTACACATACATAGCAGATCCCATCAATGTCGAACACGTCCTCAAAACCAATTTCTCCAACTACCCAAAGGTGAGAAACTAACTCTTTTACTAATGTGCAAGTGTTATTCTCATTTtcatctatgttttttttttttttgtgtgtaataAGGGAGAGACGTACCATTCGTATATGGAAGTTTTGTTGGGAGATGGGATCTTCAATTCAGATGGAGAGCTCTGGAGGAAACAGAGGAAAACCGCGAGTTTCGAATTTGCTTCCAAGAATCTTAGAGACTTCAGTACTgtagtgtttaaagagtataGCCTCAAGCTCTTCTCCATCCTTTGTCAAGCCTCTTCCAAAGACCAACAAGTAGACATGCAGGTAACAGTCCGAAAGTCATATCCAGGAccagatttaaaatttatgagACCATAAACATTTTTAGGTTAATCTTTAATAAAACAATTCAACAATTTGGGAAATAAGTttagctttaaaaaaaatatagcgaTCATTCGTCCTATGTATAATAGATCTTTAAAATTTGGAGGTTAAGATGAATGCTTGATCCGACTGTACCAAAACCAGTCCTAGTGATATCTATGAACATGTCGTATGTTCTCTTCTTTTAAATCCTTTTCTTGATATTTTTGGCTGCAGGaattgttgatgagaatgacTCTAGACTCCATATGTAAAGTGGGATTTGGTGTGGAGATAGGAACATTAGCTCCAGAGCTACCAGAGAATCGCTTTGCTAAAGCTTTCGATACCGCGAATATAATCGTAACACTTCGTTTCATAGACCCTCTTTGGAAGATTAAAAAGTACCTTAACATAGGATCTGAGGCATTACTTGGCAAGAGCATAAAAGTAGTCGATGATTTCACATATTCAATGATAAGAAGAAGGAAAGCAGAGATATTAGAGGCACAGAAATCTCCTTCCAACAACACTAAGGTAACAAAATAATGTTAGAACTCAAATGTATATATGCATGCACTTGTCACGTAGtaacatttttttctcaaaatgtacTAGATGAAGCATGATATACTCTCGAGGTTCATTGAGATCAGCGACGATCCTGATAGCAAATCAACTGAGAAAAGCCTAAGAGACATAGTCCTTAACTTTGTTATTGCTGGAAGAGATACAACAGCAACAACTCTCACTTGGGCTATATACATGATAATGATGAATGAACATGTCGCCGAGAAGCTTTGCTCAGAGCTACAAGAACTCGAAAGAGAAAAGGCAGAAGAGACAAACACACCGTTGCGTCAATACGATACAGAGGACTTCAAGTCCTTCAACGAGAGGGTAACACAGTTTGCAGGAATGTTGAGTTATGATTCTTTAGGAAAATTACACTACTTACATGCCGTGGTAACAGAAACACTTCGTCTCTACCCAGCAGTTCCTCAGGTATATATCACACCATTAATCCATAAAAAAATTGGGAAACAAGTGGGACTTAcaacttaaatattttaaaatattgtaggATCCAAAAGGAGTGTTAGAAGATGATATATTACCTAATGGAACAAAAGTAAAAGCAGGAGGAATGGTAACATATGTTCCTTACTCAATGGGTCGTATGGAGTACAACTGGGGATCAGATGCAGCAATGTTTAAACCAGAAAGATGGCTTAAAGATGGGATGTTTCAGAACGCTTCCCCATTCAAGTTCACAGCATTTCAGGTATAATCTAACAAAcacatactaattttttttttatggattatgaaaaatGTGAACATGAAGAAATGTGAGTTTGCGTGAGTGATCATGCAGGCTGGACCTAGAATATGCTTGGGAAAAGATTCAGCTTATCTACAAATGAAGATGGCAATGGCAATTCTTTGCAGATTCTATAGATTCCATTTGGTACCAAATCATCCTGTCAAGTACCGGATGATGACAATTCTATCTATGGCGCATGGTTTGAAAGTTACTGTATCCAGACGTTCATAGACCAAAAcagaaagagagtttaataaagGAAAAGTCTAATCCAGTGTGGAATGATACAAGAAGATAAATATACAAATCTTTAGTAACATTTTGTTCTTAAACTATCAAAGAATTAAGATGAATTGTCCAagtgaaaatataatttcaagTTTCATGTTCTAAAACTTGGTGAGTATAGATAAattcttttcaataaaaatcTTAAGTAATGATTAATTGAAACTTgctaataaatt
This Brassica napus cultivar Da-Ae chromosome C6, Da-Ae, whole genome shotgun sequence DNA region includes the following protein-coding sequences:
- the LOC106405268 gene encoding cytochrome P450 704B1, with product MSMWIVLACMVTSWIFLHRWGQRNKRGPKTWPLVGAAIEQLTNFDRMHDWLVEYLYDSRTVVVPMPFTTYTYIADPINVEHVLKTNFSNYPKGETYHSYMEVLLGDGIFNSDGELWRKQRKTASFEFASKNLRDFSTVVFKEYSLKLFSILCQASSKDQQVDMQELLMRMTLDSICKVGFGVEIGTLAPELPENRFAKAFDTANIIVTLRFIDPLWKIKKYLNIGSEALLGKSIKVVDDFTYSMIRRRKAEILEAQKSPSNNTKMKHDILSRFIEISDDPDSKSTEKSLRDIVLNFVIAGRDTTATTLTWAIYMIMMNEHVAEKLCSELQELEREKAEETNTPLRQYDTEDFKSFNERVTQFAGMLSYDSLGKLHYLHAVVTETLRLYPAVPQDPKGVLEDDILPNGTKVKAGGMVTYVPYSMGRMEYNWGSDAAMFKPERWLKDGMFQNASPFKFTAFQAGPRICLGKDSAYLQMKMAMAILCRFYRFHLVPNHPVKYRMMTILSMAHGLKVTVSRRS